A genomic region of Desulfosarcina ovata subsp. ovata contains the following coding sequences:
- a CDS encoding Hsp20/alpha crystallin family protein gives MAIIKWDPFGDIATLQDRINKLFEDSFPQQLADGETLPSCAWTPHTDIYENDSGFFVAVDLPGVKKEDVTVEVKNNVMTISGKRSEDPECQTTNYYRRERICGKFYRTFSLHAMIAPADIKATFKNGVLIIEMPRPAADPPRQISVDIE, from the coding sequence ATGGCCATCATCAAGTGGGACCCGTTTGGCGATATCGCCACCCTTCAGGATCGTATTAACAAACTTTTTGAAGATTCGTTCCCCCAACAGCTGGCTGACGGCGAAACGCTACCCTCCTGTGCCTGGACGCCCCATACCGATATCTATGAAAACGACAGCGGCTTTTTCGTTGCCGTCGACCTGCCCGGTGTGAAAAAGGAAGATGTCACCGTGGAGGTCAAGAACAACGTCATGACCATCAGCGGTAAGCGGTCCGAGGATCCGGAATGCCAGACGACCAACTATTATCGCCGTGAACGCATCTGCGGTAAATTTTACCGGACCTTCAGCCTGCATGCCATGATCGCGCCCGCAGATATCAAGGCAACGTTCAAAAACGGCGTCCTGATCATCGAAATGCCCCGACCTGCGGCCGATCCGCCCAGACAGATTTCTGTGGATATCGAGTAA
- a CDS encoding class I SAM-dependent methyltransferase — protein MLANRVKKRFKHLSKRFSRQQIDVFRLYDWDIPEIRAVVDWYGGHLVIGEYMRRQSVPEWLLLMGRAVADTLNVPAERLHLKQRWAGRQEGKRYERIDYTDKKIVLHERDFKFLVNPYDYVDTGLFSDHRDTRQMVRQMAAGKDFLNLYCYTASFSCYAAKGGARSTVSVDRSESVIQWAGENLKLNEIDPKNNRLVHAHTFDYLKKAHREGKQFDLAVVDPPSYSTTKVRNESFDIARDHPRLLSAVIDLMRPKATLFFSTNHQDFTLCMDRIKAAAVEEITAQTIPEDYRNKRKTIHRCWRITV, from the coding sequence ATGCTGGCCAACCGCGTCAAGAAGCGTTTCAAGCACCTTTCCAAACGGTTCTCACGGCAGCAGATCGATGTGTTCCGCCTCTACGACTGGGACATTCCTGAAATTCGTGCCGTGGTGGACTGGTACGGCGGCCACCTGGTGATCGGCGAGTACATGCGGCGCCAGTCGGTACCCGAATGGCTGCTCCTGATGGGCCGGGCAGTGGCCGACACCCTGAACGTGCCCGCCGAACGGCTGCACCTGAAACAGCGCTGGGCCGGCCGCCAGGAGGGCAAACGCTACGAACGCATCGACTATACGGATAAAAAGATCGTTCTGCACGAACGGGATTTCAAATTTCTGGTCAATCCGTACGACTATGTGGATACGGGCCTTTTTTCCGACCATCGCGACACCCGGCAGATGGTTCGCCAGATGGCCGCAGGCAAGGATTTTCTCAATCTGTACTGTTATACGGCGTCGTTTTCCTGCTACGCGGCCAAAGGCGGCGCCCGCAGCACCGTCTCCGTGGACCGCTCGGAGAGTGTCATCCAGTGGGCCGGGGAGAATCTGAAGCTGAACGAAATCGATCCGAAAAACAATCGGCTGGTCCATGCCCACACCTTCGACTATCTGAAAAAAGCACACCGGGAGGGAAAACAGTTCGATCTTGCCGTGGTGGATCCCCCCTCCTATTCCACCACCAAAGTGCGCAACGAATCCTTCGACATCGCACGCGACCATCCCCGCCTCCTTTCGGCGGTGATCGACCTGATGCGGCCCAAGGCCACGCTCTTCTTCTCCACCAACCACCAGGATTTCACCCTTTGCATGGACCGGATCAAGGCCGCTGCAGTAGAAGAAATCACGGCCCAGACCATCCCGGAAGACTACCGGAACAAGCGCAAGACCATCCATCGCTGCTGGCGCATCACGGTGTAA
- the trpD gene encoding anthranilate phosphoribosyltransferase produces the protein MSTDKTFGALITRLIDKTDLTRDEAREAFTVILNDNTTAMQQGAFLAALRAKGETEAEVAGAWEAIFDLDTVKVTPDTGMPVVENSGTGMDSYKTFNISTAAAIVAAAAGVPMARHGARAITSVCGTVDMAEALGVDVACDADLVARSIKDAGIGLFNGMSPTIHPMALGRILSQIHFGSTLNIAASLANPAMPRFGIRGVYAREMIDPVVRVMKAIGYQQALVFHGAVDGTNKGMDEASVCGTTWCAQLGEDGTVDTFRLQPSELGLADHNPADLAPEKDLARESRRFVALIRGQENGTSTRRQALELNTALILKVAGKVDTIPTGMALAGATIDSGNAYATLENWVTTQNRQPEEGLARLRRLQNAIN, from the coding sequence ATGAGTACGGACAAAACCTTCGGCGCATTGATCACCCGCCTCATCGACAAGACGGACCTCACCCGCGACGAGGCCCGCGAAGCCTTCACCGTTATCCTGAATGACAACACTACGGCCATGCAGCAGGGGGCATTTCTGGCGGCCCTGCGCGCCAAGGGCGAGACCGAAGCGGAAGTCGCCGGCGCCTGGGAGGCCATTTTCGACCTGGACACGGTCAAGGTGACCCCCGATACGGGCATGCCCGTCGTCGAGAACAGCGGCACCGGTATGGACAGCTACAAGACCTTCAATATCAGCACCGCCGCCGCCATCGTGGCCGCGGCAGCCGGCGTGCCCATGGCCCGCCACGGCGCCCGGGCAATCACCTCCGTCTGCGGCACGGTGGATATGGCCGAAGCGCTGGGCGTGGATGTGGCCTGCGATGCCGACCTGGTGGCCCGCAGCATCAAGGATGCCGGCATCGGCCTGTTCAATGGCATGAGCCCGACCATTCACCCCATGGCCCTGGGCCGCATTCTCTCCCAGATCCATTTCGGCTCGACCCTGAACATCGCCGCCTCCCTGGCCAACCCGGCCATGCCCCGGTTTGGTATTCGCGGTGTCTACGCCCGGGAAATGATCGACCCGGTGGTCCGGGTCATGAAAGCCATCGGCTACCAGCAGGCCCTGGTGTTCCACGGGGCGGTAGACGGCACCAACAAGGGCATGGACGAGGCGTCGGTCTGCGGCACCACCTGGTGTGCGCAGCTGGGCGAGGATGGCACCGTCGACACGTTTCGCCTGCAGCCGTCCGAACTGGGCCTGGCCGATCACAACCCGGCCGACCTGGCACCGGAGAAGGATCTGGCGCGGGAATCCAGGCGCTTCGTGGCCCTGATCCGGGGGCAGGAAAACGGCACCAGCACCCGCCGACAGGCCCTGGAACTCAACACGGCCCTGATTCTGAAGGTCGCCGGCAAGGTGGACACCATCCCCACCGGCATGGCCCTGGCCGGCGCCACCATCGACAGCGGCAACGCATACGCCACCCTGGAAAACTGGGTCACCACCCAGAACCGGCAACCGGAGGAGGGACTGGCCAGGCTGCGTCGGCTGCAAAACGCCATCAATTAG
- a CDS encoding alcohol dehydrogenase catalytic domain-containing protein — MKIVLTGLEQIETQPADQPAVESGMTRLAVRYCGICRTDAKMWHEGHRDLIFPRVPGHEVLAEDEHGQRFTVWPGRICGRCRYCTSGRENLCESMQIMGFHFDGGFSRTLLAPTESLIPVPDTITPHQACFAEPVGCVHNALTALNLQPGERVVVFGGGTVGLIAALVAKTQGAIPLVIEKNARKIARAGAFLGATQITALRETHESEFDAAINACPDPIAFSQAVTKLAKGGRLSFFSGLKKNQTIESNLINLLHYREAALFGAYGLTRQNMVAALGLIARHQPALEHLVEAIVPPEQLSRQLPRVLAGDGFKVILDFTGKTGRRSAAPPPPKTEAAVAGKTDANRLFQRK, encoded by the coding sequence ATGAAAATCGTGCTGACCGGCCTGGAGCAAATCGAGACTCAGCCGGCGGACCAACCGGCCGTCGAGAGCGGCATGACCCGGCTCGCCGTGCGCTACTGCGGCATCTGCCGGACCGATGCCAAAATGTGGCATGAGGGCCACCGCGATCTGATCTTTCCCCGGGTTCCCGGCCACGAAGTGCTGGCCGAGGACGAGCATGGCCAACGGTTTACCGTCTGGCCTGGCCGGATCTGCGGCCGCTGCCGGTACTGCACCAGCGGCCGCGAGAATCTCTGCGAATCCATGCAGATCATGGGTTTTCATTTTGATGGCGGCTTCAGCCGGACCCTGCTGGCCCCCACCGAGAGCCTGATTCCGGTACCGGACACGATCACCCCGCACCAGGCCTGTTTCGCCGAACCGGTGGGCTGTGTCCACAACGCCCTGACGGCGCTCAACCTACAGCCGGGAGAACGGGTGGTGGTCTTCGGTGGCGGCACCGTCGGCCTGATTGCCGCCCTGGTAGCAAAGACACAAGGCGCAATCCCCCTGGTAATTGAAAAAAACGCCCGGAAAATCGCCAGGGCCGGTGCATTTCTGGGTGCCACGCAGATCACCGCCCTGCGGGAAACCCACGAGAGCGAATTCGATGCGGCGATCAACGCCTGCCCCGACCCCATCGCCTTCAGCCAGGCGGTCACCAAGCTGGCCAAGGGCGGCCGCCTCTCCTTTTTCAGCGGTCTGAAAAAAAACCAGACCATTGAAAGCAACCTGATCAACCTGCTGCACTACCGCGAAGCAGCCCTATTCGGCGCCTACGGCCTGACCCGGCAGAATATGGTGGCCGCATTGGGGCTGATCGCCCGTCACCAGCCGGCCTTGGAGCATCTGGTCGAGGCCATCGTCCCGCCGGAACAGCTCAGCCGGCAGCTGCCCCGCGTGCTGGCCGGCGATGGGTTCAAGGTCATTTTGGATTTTACCGGCAAGACCGGCCGACGCAGCGCCGCCCCGCCCCCACCGAAAACCGAGGCCGCCGTTGCCGGCAAGACCGATGCGAACCGCCTGTTCCAGCGAAAATGA
- a CDS encoding mechanosensitive ion channel family protein, which yields MASPSGFAELIPKAADLSQRLAQMKRQIADITVPGADAPEFVRLENRLDALSRELVALKQAVGLNYERLVRFRQSVEVVNEALSAHRQPLLAGLRKLDLWHGQWQEDQAYWTMWKTAAGTAMTLPLVAQTFKRAMQTIDNALSIVMVQMKHLMTVQKRVFDIQTGINTILVDVEPMIRGARGEFLQDFSPPMYASAFYQRVNAWLFFDIIAGVKRLLVFQKDYFSRIAWAIGLQVVLLVVVAVGIRRSGVILEGIDALRFMRRNPYAVGSLISAIALWNAYQPMPVAWELVLTAMILFTTARLVGSITAVRRRVMMMYLLAAVLLVTRIFIGIGLPMPLFRLYLLATTIGVGSLCIRFILRPVTARRTRGYTALLTLASLACLAIAIFEITGYSALSRHIFQSSMATIFIVVLARLIMLLIRGLLESAFRSPAVQQIPFLPAHTTKIIDRITKGFSLIVLLFCVGVVLQTWRVFTSPVEPISRLLAFGVTVGQNRITIGLVLAAGACLYGALLSSRLIQMFLMRDVFARKKLDPGIGLSISRLLHYTIVLVGVMLALATLGFELTNLTIIASALSVGIGFGLQTIVNNFVCGLILLFERPVKVGDIIQLGNQWATIRDIGLRATIIQTFDRSDIVVPNSDLITNQLTNWTLDDRNMRIILTVGVAYGSDVPLVLKTLKHCTAENPRILNDPSPLIYFMDFGDSSLNFQIRVWIDDIDYMNDVRSELNQAIDRRFRELGVEVPFPQRDLHLRSVAPAAAPVLDSVRGDP from the coding sequence TTGGCTTCCCCTTCAGGGTTTGCGGAACTGATTCCCAAGGCCGCGGATCTGAGCCAGCGCCTGGCGCAGATGAAGCGCCAGATTGCCGATATCACTGTGCCCGGGGCGGATGCGCCCGAATTTGTTCGTCTGGAAAACCGGCTTGACGCCCTGTCCCGGGAACTGGTCGCGCTGAAACAGGCCGTCGGCCTGAATTACGAGCGCCTGGTGCGTTTTCGCCAGTCGGTGGAAGTCGTGAACGAGGCCTTGTCGGCCCATCGGCAGCCGCTTCTGGCAGGACTGCGCAAACTCGATCTCTGGCATGGCCAATGGCAGGAAGATCAGGCATACTGGACGATGTGGAAAACCGCTGCCGGTACCGCCATGACCCTGCCGTTGGTTGCCCAGACATTTAAACGGGCCATGCAAACCATCGACAATGCACTTTCCATTGTCATGGTACAGATGAAGCACTTGATGACGGTTCAAAAACGGGTCTTTGATATCCAAACGGGCATCAACACCATACTGGTCGATGTGGAACCGATGATCCGGGGGGCCCGCGGTGAATTCCTGCAGGATTTTTCCCCACCGATGTATGCTTCCGCCTTCTATCAACGGGTAAACGCCTGGCTGTTTTTTGACATCATTGCCGGCGTCAAACGCCTTCTCGTTTTTCAGAAGGATTATTTCTCCAGAATCGCGTGGGCGATAGGCCTGCAGGTGGTGCTTCTCGTGGTTGTTGCCGTTGGCATCCGCCGATCGGGCGTGATTCTTGAAGGCATCGATGCGCTGCGCTTCATGCGCCGCAACCCCTATGCGGTGGGGAGCCTGATTTCCGCCATCGCTCTCTGGAACGCATACCAGCCCATGCCCGTTGCGTGGGAACTGGTGTTGACGGCGATGATCCTGTTCACCACCGCGCGCCTGGTGGGAAGTATTACCGCCGTCCGCCGCCGGGTGATGATGATGTATCTTTTGGCCGCCGTTTTGCTGGTCACCCGCATCTTCATCGGCATCGGACTGCCCATGCCGCTTTTCCGGCTCTACCTGCTGGCCACCACCATTGGCGTCGGCAGCCTTTGCATCCGGTTTATCCTGCGCCCCGTCACGGCCAGACGGACACGCGGATACACGGCATTGTTAACCCTGGCCTCCCTGGCCTGCCTGGCGATCGCCATATTTGAGATCACCGGTTACAGTGCGCTCTCCCGGCATATTTTTCAGTCATCAATGGCGACCATTTTCATTGTTGTGCTGGCCCGGCTGATCATGCTGCTGATTCGCGGACTCCTGGAATCGGCATTCCGCAGCCCGGCCGTCCAGCAAATTCCCTTTCTTCCGGCGCATACGACAAAGATCATCGATCGTATCACCAAAGGGTTCAGCCTGATTGTTTTGCTTTTCTGTGTGGGGGTGGTGCTTCAGACCTGGCGGGTCTTCACCAGCCCGGTGGAGCCGATTTCCCGGCTTCTGGCGTTTGGCGTGACCGTTGGCCAAAACCGGATTACCATTGGGCTGGTACTGGCCGCAGGCGCCTGCCTGTACGGCGCCCTGCTGTCGTCCCGCCTGATTCAGATGTTTTTGATGCGTGATGTGTTTGCGCGCAAAAAACTGGATCCGGGCATCGGTCTTTCCATCTCCCGCCTGCTTCACTACACCATTGTGCTGGTGGGGGTCATGCTTGCCCTGGCCACTCTCGGGTTCGAACTGACCAATCTGACCATCATCGCCTCGGCGCTCAGTGTCGGCATCGGCTTCGGCCTCCAGACCATCGTGAACAATTTTGTCTGCGGACTGATCCTGCTTTTCGAGCGTCCGGTCAAGGTCGGTGACATCATTCAGCTGGGCAACCAGTGGGCCACGATCCGTGACATCGGTTTGCGGGCAACCATTATCCAGACCTTCGACCGTTCCGACATCGTCGTGCCCAACAGTGATCTGATTACCAACCAGCTGACCAACTGGACCCTGGATGATCGCAACATGCGCATCATTCTTACCGTTGGCGTGGCTTACGGATCGGACGTGCCCCTGGTGCTGAAAACCCTGAAGCACTGCACCGCGGAAAACCCACGGATTCTCAATGATCCGTCGCCGCTGATCTATTTTATGGATTTCGGGGACAGTTCATTGAATTTTCAGATCCGCGTCTGGATCGATGACATCGATTACATGAACGATGTGCGCAGCGAGTTGAATCAGGCCATCGACCGCCGTTTCCGCGAACTGGGCGTCGAGGTCCCCTTTCCCCAGCGGGATCTGCACCTGCGCAGTGTGGCCCCAGCAGCGGCGCCGGTTCTGGACTCCGTCCGGGGGGACCCCTGA
- a CDS encoding ribonuclease H-like domain-containing protein, producing MLRHTFLHIPGVGPKTEQSLWAAGLTDWASFDDGLPLKLTPAKKNRIATELHESQRQLTAMNANYFASRLPAGQHWRLFNEFRDQAAYLDIETTGLEADCTISTIAVYDGSAMTTYVNGQNLDDFADDIQRYKLLVTYNGKCFDVPVIERVLGCRLDHAHIDLRYVLAGLGFKGGLKRCETQMGLSRGDLADVDGLFAVVLWNVYLRNNDERALETLLAYNLQDVINLEMIMVSAYNLALGRSPMAGATKLPIPRIPRNPHRVDRPTVSRYQGEVTFLRSLQPKW from the coding sequence ATGCTGCGCCATACCTTTCTTCATATCCCGGGTGTCGGACCGAAAACGGAGCAGAGCCTCTGGGCGGCCGGCCTGACCGACTGGGCGTCGTTCGACGACGGCCTGCCGCTGAAGCTGACACCGGCCAAAAAAAATCGGATTGCCACCGAACTGCACGAATCACAGCGTCAGCTGACGGCGATGAATGCCAATTATTTCGCCAGTCGCCTGCCGGCCGGCCAGCACTGGCGACTGTTCAACGAATTTCGCGATCAGGCGGCCTACCTGGACATTGAGACCACGGGACTGGAGGCGGATTGCACGATTTCCACGATTGCCGTGTACGACGGGTCGGCGATGACCACTTACGTGAACGGGCAGAACCTGGACGATTTTGCCGATGACATTCAGCGTTACAAGCTGCTGGTGACTTACAACGGTAAGTGCTTCGACGTGCCGGTGATCGAGCGGGTGCTGGGCTGCCGGCTGGACCATGCCCACATCGATTTGCGCTATGTGCTGGCCGGACTCGGATTCAAGGGCGGGCTGAAACGTTGCGAAACCCAGATGGGCCTGTCGCGCGGGGATTTGGCAGACGTTGACGGGCTTTTTGCGGTGGTGCTTTGGAACGTCTACCTGCGCAACAATGACGAGCGTGCCCTGGAGACGCTGCTGGCGTATAACCTGCAGGATGTTATCAACCTGGAGATGATAATGGTCAGCGCTTACAACCTGGCCCTCGGACGATCCCCCATGGCCGGCGCAACAAAGCTGCCCATACCCCGGATTCCGCGGAATCCCCACCGGGTTGACCGGCCCACCGTCTCCCGCTACCAGGGGGAGGTCACTTTTCTGCGTTCCCTGCAGCCGAAGTGGTGA
- a CDS encoding peptidase U32 family protein, which produces MTTPLELLAPAKNAALGMAAIDHGADAVYIGAPQFSARAEAGSDVADISRLIRHAHLYYARVYVALNTILTDAEIPQARDIIHTVYEMGADGLIIQDVGLLELDLPPIPLIASTQMHNDTPEKVKFLEGVGFSRVILARELSCEEIGRIRRETAIELESFVHGALCVSYSGQCYMSQAVAQRSGNRGVCAQPCRSRYTLSDRTGNTLVERKFLLSLKDLNLSNHISDLVDAGVTAFKIEGRLKEIDYVKNVVAAYRMAIDDYIQTHPGYGRASSGSSTHTFSPDLDRTFNRGYTPYFIDGRKEKIASFDTQKAIGQSVGTVTATGKDFFEISGSELENGDGLCFFNREKNLVGFRVDQVREKRIYPNSMQGLRVGTRLFRNHDHAFCRALKKRSAKRQIALEIRFEQNPDGIRVAVTDEDGHQSHVDQRLAWEPANHPERMKEQIHTHLSRTGDTPYTVARVSIRPGTPGFIPLSTLNEIRRNALDHHTRIRLEACPRTSYHPVPNSVPYPQSELTHTANILNDHAEQFYRRHGVRRLERAFETLADPAGKTVMTTRYCIRHQLDACFKMPKNRRMLEAPLYIDDGRHRYRLEFDCKNCRMHVVLEGPIRK; this is translated from the coding sequence ATGACCACCCCCCTTGAACTGCTTGCCCCGGCCAAAAATGCCGCCCTCGGCATGGCCGCCATCGACCATGGCGCGGATGCCGTGTACATCGGCGCGCCCCAGTTCAGCGCCAGGGCGGAAGCCGGCAGCGACGTGGCGGACATCTCGCGGCTGATCCGTCACGCCCATCTTTATTACGCCAGGGTCTATGTGGCCCTGAACACGATCCTGACCGATGCCGAAATCCCGCAGGCCCGCGATATCATCCACACGGTTTATGAGATGGGTGCGGATGGACTGATCATTCAGGATGTGGGCCTGCTGGAGCTGGATCTTCCGCCCATCCCGCTCATCGCCAGCACCCAAATGCACAACGACACGCCCGAGAAAGTGAAGTTTCTGGAAGGGGTGGGCTTTTCCCGGGTTATTCTGGCCAGGGAACTCTCCTGTGAGGAGATCGGCCGCATTCGCCGTGAGACCGCCATCGAACTAGAATCCTTTGTCCACGGCGCCCTGTGCGTTTCCTACAGCGGGCAGTGCTACATGAGCCAGGCCGTGGCACAAAGAAGCGGCAATCGGGGCGTCTGCGCCCAGCCCTGCCGCAGCCGTTATACCCTGAGCGACCGTACCGGCAACACCCTGGTGGAGCGCAAGTTTCTTCTCTCATTGAAAGATTTGAACCTCTCCAATCACATTTCCGACCTAGTGGATGCCGGCGTCACCGCCTTTAAAATCGAAGGCCGCCTGAAAGAGATCGACTATGTCAAAAACGTCGTTGCCGCCTACCGGATGGCCATCGATGACTATATCCAGACCCATCCGGGCTACGGTCGGGCATCTTCCGGCAGTTCGACCCATACCTTTTCGCCGGACCTGGACAGGACCTTCAATCGCGGCTATACCCCCTATTTCATCGATGGCCGGAAAGAGAAAATCGCCTCTTTCGACACCCAGAAAGCCATCGGCCAGTCCGTGGGAACGGTGACCGCCACGGGCAAGGATTTTTTTGAAATCAGCGGCAGTGAACTCGAAAACGGGGACGGGCTCTGTTTTTTCAACCGGGAAAAAAATCTGGTGGGGTTCCGCGTCGATCAGGTTCGGGAGAAACGGATCTATCCCAATTCCATGCAGGGACTTCGGGTGGGTACCCGGCTGTTCCGCAACCACGATCACGCCTTTTGCCGGGCCCTGAAAAAGCGCTCGGCCAAACGGCAGATCGCCCTTGAAATCCGCTTCGAGCAGAATCCGGACGGCATTCGCGTGGCGGTCACAGACGAAGACGGCCACCAGAGCCATGTTGACCAGCGCCTTGCATGGGAGCCGGCCAATCACCCGGAGCGGATGAAAGAACAGATCCACACGCACCTGTCCCGCACCGGGGACACGCCCTACACGGTGGCCCGGGTAAGCATCCGGCCCGGCACGCCCGGCTTCATCCCCCTGAGCACCTTAAATGAAATCCGGCGCAACGCCCTTGACCACCATACACGGATCCGGCTTGAGGCCTGTCCGCGTACCTCCTATCACCCGGTTCCCAATTCCGTGCCCTACCCGCAAAGCGAGTTGACCCATACGGCCAACATCCTGAACGACCATGCCGAACAATTCTACCGGCGCCACGGGGTCCGCCGCCTGGAACGGGCTTTTGAAACCCTGGCCGATCCGGCCGGTAAAACCGTGATGACCACCCGCTACTGCATCCGGCACCAGTTGGACGCCTGCTTCAAGATGCCCAAAAACCGGAGAATGCTCGAGGCGCCACTGTACATTGACGACGGCCGCCATCGGTACCGGCTGGAATTCGACTGCAAAAACTGCCGAATGCACGTGGTGCTGGAAGGCCCCATCCGGAAGTAG
- a CDS encoding sigma 54-interacting transcriptional regulator has protein sequence MQVDENEFFRQATIHICSSLNIEKAMQRCLRFIETHMPVSWMSLYLYEQETGMISNLATVSRRGSVPRLPSIALPKDAITQIEEEFAQWQEVKIVSSPEHDAVSKTVYQQTGKANISLLVMRLVIENKRLGALTVIAEQKNVYHETHAELIGLLRKPFDIAVSNAIRYMEMVRFKDMLDAENRELNRELFHRSTDDIMGADSGLKGVMEMVRQVAPLGSPAMLLGETGVGKEVIANVIHYSSPRQDGPFIKVNCGAIPETLFDSELFGHEKGAFTGAVTLKRGYFERAHTGSIFLDEIGELPLQAQVRLLRVLQNKEINRVGGTRPIPVDVRIITATHQNLEEMIKTRQFREDLWFRLNIFPITIPPLRHRKEDIPTLFHHFLQKKAKELRIHTLPPVTARAIERLQAYHWPGNVRELENLVERTLIRSRGQNENAGLEIEFLGGVETPQDIQPVGETNPAILALDQAMAEHIKRVLRMTKGKIYGPDGAAELLVINPNTLRSRMKKLNIPFGREYPLTS, from the coding sequence ATGCAGGTGGATGAAAACGAATTTTTCCGTCAGGCAACCATTCATATCTGCAGCAGCCTCAATATTGAAAAAGCCATGCAGCGCTGCCTTCGCTTTATCGAGACCCATATGCCGGTTTCATGGATGTCCCTGTATCTATACGAGCAGGAGACCGGCATGATTTCGAATCTGGCCACTGTCTCCCGCCGGGGAAGCGTTCCCCGGCTGCCGTCGATCGCCCTGCCCAAGGACGCGATTACCCAGATTGAGGAAGAGTTCGCCCAATGGCAGGAGGTCAAAATTGTCAGCAGCCCGGAACACGATGCGGTTTCCAAAACCGTTTATCAGCAGACGGGAAAAGCGAATATTTCCCTTCTGGTGATGCGGCTGGTGATCGAAAATAAGCGATTGGGCGCATTGACGGTGATCGCCGAGCAGAAAAACGTCTATCATGAAACCCATGCCGAACTCATCGGCCTGCTCAGAAAGCCCTTTGACATCGCGGTTTCCAATGCCATCCGGTACATGGAAATGGTTAGATTCAAGGATATGCTGGATGCCGAAAACCGTGAATTGAACCGGGAGCTGTTCCATCGGTCGACGGATGATATCATGGGCGCCGATTCCGGATTGAAAGGGGTCATGGAAATGGTTCGGCAGGTGGCACCGTTAGGCAGTCCGGCGATGCTCCTGGGGGAGACCGGTGTCGGCAAGGAGGTGATCGCCAATGTGATTCACTACTCCTCGCCGCGCCAGGACGGTCCCTTCATCAAGGTCAATTGTGGTGCGATCCCGGAAACCCTTTTTGACAGCGAGCTGTTCGGCCATGAAAAAGGCGCTTTCACCGGTGCCGTCACCCTGAAACGCGGCTATTTTGAACGGGCCCATACGGGCAGCATTTTTCTGGATGAAATCGGGGAGCTTCCCCTGCAGGCACAGGTCCGGCTGCTTCGCGTCCTTCAGAACAAGGAGATCAACCGGGTGGGGGGAACCCGGCCGATACCGGTGGATGTGAGAATTATCACGGCGACCCATCAGAATCTCGAAGAGATGATCAAGACCCGGCAGTTCCGCGAGGATTTGTGGTTTCGGTTGAATATCTTTCCGATCACGATTCCTCCCCTGAGACACAGAAAAGAAGATATCCCGACCCTGTTCCATCATTTCCTGCAGAAAAAAGCCAAGGAGCTGAGAATCCACACTCTGCCGCCGGTCACCGCCAGAGCCATCGAGCGGCTTCAGGCGTATCACTGGCCGGGCAATGTCCGGGAGCTGGAGAATCTGGTTGAGCGCACCCTCATCCGCAGTCGCGGACAGAATGAAAATGCCGGTCTGGAGATCGAGTTTTTGGGCGGGGTGGAGACCCCGCAGGATATTCAGCCGGTGGGCGAAACAAATCCAGCCATCCTGGCCCTGGACCAGGCCATGGCCGAGCACATTAAGCGCGTGCTGCGCATGACCAAAGGGAAAATTTACGGTCCCGACGGTGCGGCCGAACTGCTGGTGATCAACCCCAACACCCTGCGCAGCCGAATGAAAAAACTGAACATTCCCTTTGGCCGGGAATATCCCCTGACCTCATAG